The genomic window gtggagggtttctgataGTACGCTGCAGACTTCTAACAGCAACACTACCGTTATTTGAATGTTGAGAAGCAGCTCATTGGCCACTGATGCAACAGCAACCATTCAGCTGCGCTATAGATGACGATGCGATCGCTACAAAATTTAGTTAAAAAACCTGCAGATGACCACAAATTACAATCTAGATACTTGTTTCAACATACAATTATTTGTATTGCATCTAATCTTGCATGCTATATAGTACGTACATACAATATTGGTCTCATTGGAGATTTACTGAAAGATGAGCTCATAAGTTAGAATGTAGGCATCACTGTAGACATACAGCAGATGATCTCTGGGGTCATAGTTTAGAAACTCAATATTAGTCTGCATCTTCTTAATGTGAATTCTCAAATCATATCGCTCTTCATTGGTTTTGGTGTCATAAGTGTAAAAAATCTCTTCTCTTTCTTTATCCAGGTAACGAGTAGCATAAAGCACACCACACACCATGAAGGTGTTTGTGACGGTCTTTTTGTGAAGAGAAGTGGACCATGTTTGGTTCAAAGCAGGCGGGTCGCTAGTCTCAACTTTACTGATAATTATATTTCCGAAGTTGCTTGTGGACGCGTATATAACATAGACGCCTGATTCATCTGTGGCAAAATCCATATCTGTATAGATATACGTGGTGCCGAGGTGTGCGAAAGGAAACTTGTTGTTGTAACCTGCATCATTAGGTAAAGCCACAGTACTGACAGCACGAGTCGTCATGTTGAACTGACAGACGGAGTATGTGTTGTAACAGTTATAGTAGAGCGTGTTGCCGTACATGACCATGTTTGGCCCCTGAATTGTGTTTGTTGTGGGGTTGGAGCTTGATATATAAGTATCTTTTGGTCCTATACCTAATATAAGAGTACTCAATGTATTGTACTGGCGGATAAAGTGGCCATACACATTACTGCTTGACAACACCACCAGCCAGTACTTTTTCTCCTCTCCTGGAGCAGGCTTTGCATCTCGACCCCAAGCACCGTAAGGATAGGAGGTGCTGTACACCGTGAGGGAATACGTTCTAGGTCCTGCCACACTGACCAAACGGCCCAGACCACAGCGATCTAAAAACAGAAGAAAACTGTGTAATGTTCAACTGGAAAATTTCTGcgattaattaaataaatatggaatattgcagtgtttattatacataatttatccagaaaagactatcgcaacttccacttcatgccgactttaaggGACTATAGGGGTCTTTAGCGTACCTGAGGAAACTGTTGGAGGAGGTGCTGTAGCCTTGAGCTCTTTTTTGCACTCTTCCAATTTCTTCTTGATCTGGATCTCTCTATATTTTTTAATCGTTTGCATTTTATCAAACTTCTCCAACTTCACCATTGAGTCCTTCATAGCTGAAAGCTATAAAAGGGTGAAAAATACTAAtgaaatagtaatagtaatgaaataatattttaaaaaactgcAGAAATGTCCCATCATTTATCATCCATTACTATTTAAGTCATATTAATATCAGGTCACTTTCTTTTACATTATTATGCGACCTCTATTTCAAGATCTAcatcatggtaacactttacaagaagtttttgtttgttaacattagttaacattgactaacaatgaacaacgcttctacagcatttattattctTAATGTTAACATATATAGTAatacattatcaaaatcaaaagttgtatttgtcgacattagttaatgcactgtgaactaacataaacaatgaacaattatatttttactaacatttaaaaatatatattgttcatGTTAGCAAACCAAACCTTATtgggttttttattattatttttgagaTTTACTTTGAGGTTGTTTATGTATATCTACTTAAGctatatttctgttatttacatttataattaaaattacttATTATTTTAGTGTATTTTCTTAGAAATTAAGTACTTTAGATTGCAGCAGATTTGTACTTTTTTGTACAGCAAGTCACCTGATCTGCAGTCTGTACACTGAGATGCTGGTAATTTTTGGTGATCCTGTTGAGTTTGTCGACGAGGTCCTGAATCTCGGAAATCTCTAACTCAATGATGCGCAGAGACACAGCCCCATAAATATTCCTGTTATCCTCCTTTTCTAGCATGATCACAGTGTCGTCTAGTTGCTTGATGCGTTGTTGTAGACCCAGCACAAGCCTGTCTAATTCTGTCATCTGcagatatttaaattattaatgtaatttgatttaatttacttaaatgatttaaaatccAATTGAATGAAATATATTAAGAGGGGAAAAGGTGtaatttaaaaatcttttttactttttccaaAGTGATGGTCTTGATGCATTGTAAAGCAGTGGTCTCTACTTCCGTTAGTTCATTCTTAGGAAAAGGAGGGTCTACATTTTTTAGATCGCACACACATTCTTTCCCTCTTGCTGACtgaagaccaaatacattataAGAATAAAAACTCTATGAAACAATATATGCACTCTTTACAATATATTAGACAGTGTTTTGAGAATAAGGTCAATAATAATTAACTGTAAAGtgactttatttttcttacctGAGAGAAACTTAGATGAATGATAATCAAAATGAATGCATTAGACTGACTCATCTCTAAACGAAAGGAACCTTAAATCCTCAGAATAAACAACTTTGTGTGGCAGCAGCAGAGTTTTAAAGCCATATCGTTATGGTGAAATAATAAAAGTGAGTGAGGCATCTTCATTTCTTTGGGTGAAGCTGCTCATCTGTCGCAACAGAGCTTGCTTTTAACCCTTTTCTCACTGTCTAAATGATGGTGAAACAAACTAATGATGACTTGAAgatttgtttgaatttcttaatttCAAAGATTGTCACTTAAATCTTTTATAGGTGtacaaaagtttaaaaaatgtgtttaaaatgaatgtgAAACATGATAAATGAAGACATAAGAGAGGATGTGTTGTCTTATCTCTGTGGACACCTTTGGTAGGTCCATGAGTAGAGTAAAATTGTAATGATTACAGCTGTGATAACATGAATTGGCAAAAAATGTTTGCCTCACAATTTCACCACAGTGTTGCTTTATACAGCAGCGTTTGCAACAGCTAGCGTTTGTGTGCAAGTTAAAGTaggcctacacacacacacacacacacacacagagagagagagagagagagagagagagagagagagagagtttgggAACCCATAGTGTGCGCATGCACGTTCAGGAAGAGTCAGGACCACCGAATGAGGTATGCGGATAGTTATGATTATTTTATGATACGCGAATCTCCCCATTATTAATAGAGcacaaattattatataacaATAAGTTGATAGCCTACTTTTGCAAGAAGCGAGCTGTTGGCTGTTGAGCTGTTTTGTATTAGCCTAAGCCATCCGTGCCATCAAATGTGaggtacaaaaaaaacaaaaaacaaaaaacgtaatcataatattaatgttaaaattaattacattatcaTATAAACACTCACGAAATAAATATTCGAAATACACGAAATGATAATGCCCTGCTATTATTGTTAAAAGAAGTAATCGCAGACACCTCAAACTCCTGTCTGAATATTGAAAAGCTAATTTCAGCTAATAGCTTGGGAAACTTAACTCACCTTCAcaggaaaacaacttttaacaAAGAGTTTAACTGAAATGACAGCACTGCATACAAACAACCAACCAACAGAGGGCAGTGTAAGCACACAATGGCTTATTATAACCCATAAAGCACAtacatgaatatttaaattaagcACAGGCTAATGCTAGCCTACATTCTGCAAAAGTATCTTTGTGtagttgtttgtttgtatgttttaataaaCCAGCACTATTATTTcactcaaactttatttcaagaaTTAAAATGTGTGatacacatttaaatgattttacaaAACCATGTGAAGTATGTAAAGTCATTATATTTATTGGCgacataaaatacattatacAGTATAGTTCATTGAACTTCCTGAAACACATATGTCACAATGTAGGCATCACTGTAGACATACAGCAAATGATCTCGGGGGTTATAATTCATATACTTAATATTAGGCTGCATCTTCTTAATGTGAATTCTCAAATCGTAGCGCTCTTCATTGGTTTTGGTGTCATAAGTGTAAAAGATCTCTTCTATTTCTTTATCCAGGTAACGAGTAGCATAAAGCACACCACACACCATGAAGGTGTTTGTGACGGTCTTTTTGTGAAGAGAAGTGGACCATGTTTGGCTCAAAACAGGCGGGTCGCTAGTCTCAACTTTACTGATAACCACATTTCCAAAGTTGCTTGTGGACGCGTATATAACATAGACGCCTGATTCATCTGTGGCAAAATCCATATCTGTATAGATATACGTGGTGCCGAGGTGTGCGAAAGGAAACTTGTTGTTGTAACCTGCATCATTAGGTAAAGCCACAGTACTGACAGCACGAGTCGTCATGTTGAACTGACAGACGGAGTATGTGTTGTAACAGTTATAGTAGAGCGTGTTGCCGTACATGACCATGTTTGGCCCCTGAATTGTGTTTGTTGTGGGGTTGGAGCTTGATATATATGTATCTGTTGGTCCTATACCTAATATAAGAGTACTCAATGTATTGTACTGGCGGATAAAGTGGCCATACACATTACTGCTTGACAGCACCACCAGCCAGTACTTGTTCTCGTCTCCTGGAGCAGGATTTGCATCTCGACCCCAAGCACCAAAAGTGTAGGATGTTCCATACACATTGAGGGAATACGTTCTAGGTCCTGATACACTGACCATACGGCCCAGACCACAGTGACCTGAAAATAAGACCTTcactgcatctgaaatcacatGCTGTAGGTACTACATGTGGTTTGCAACTgttaaaaaaagtatgttctatatagtatgaatgtgtgttgtAGGTTACATAGACTAGTCAACTAGTTGActttaaagggttggttcacttTGGTTTCAAAAGGTACAACTTTGTAcataaaaaatgcatattaGTACCTCAAAGGTACATATTGGTACCAAAAGTAtacatattagtacctaaatGGTACATACTGTTACAACCTTTTTAAAACATACCATCTCAGAGACAGCTtttgtaccattttttttttctgagagtgatATAGTATTGACAACCAAAATGCAGTTACATAGTTATTCAAAATAACATACAAGGACACTCAGATATCCCAATGTTCAACCTACCACAGGATCTGCTGAAACAGTTTTACTCTGCCATCATTGAATCCATCCTCTGCACTTCTTTATCTGTCTGGTTCAGCTCAGCTACCAAATCTGACCTCAGAAGACTACAGAGGGTAGCCCGGTCTGCTGAGCGAATCATTGGTGCAACCCTCCCCACTTATCCAGAGTGagaaaaaaggcaagaaaatcACTCTGGACCCCTCACATCCAGCACCTGGTGGTATGGatttagttatatatatatatatatatatatatatatatatatatatatatatatatatatatatatatatatatatatatatatatatatatataacgtgATTTAATTTACATGAAGCAGATTGATGTAAGTTGATGATAACTTTTTGtgacactaaatacacagtacagtccaaaagtttggaaccactaagatttttaatgtttttaaaagaagttttgtctgctcaccaaggctacatttatttaattaaaaatacagtaaaaatagtaatcttgtgaaatattattacaatttaaaataactgttttctatttgaatatatttcacaaagtaatttattcctgtgatggcaaagctgaattttcagcatcattactccagtcttcagtgtcacatgatccttcagaaatcattctaatatgctgatctgctgctcaagaaacatttaatgtgtacagttgtacaaaatatttgtgtacaatattttttttcaggattatttgatgaatagaaagttcaaaagaacagtgtttatctgaaatctaatcttttgtaacattataaatgtctttactgccacttttgattgatttaatgcatccttgctgaataaaagtattcatttctttaatttcttttcaaaaaaataaaaataaaaattcttacaaaagaaaatgctgttcttttgaactttctattcatcaaggaatcctgaaaaaaaaaagtacacaactgttttcaacattgaaaataatcataaatgtttcttgagcagcaaatcagcatattagaatgatttctgaaggatcatgtgacactgaagactggcgtaatgatgctgaaaattcagctttgcatcacaggaataaattacattcctgtaattatatatatatatatatatatatatatatatatatatatatatatataaatataaatatatatatatatatatatatatatatatatatatatataattacatattattattatatattatattatatattatttatatatatatatataaaattgatgtgtaaaacaaaacattacattgtttaaagacaaaaaataggattggctgaaaaaaaatggatttttatCCTATTATTTAATTACAGTAAAGCAACACAATGATGAAAGTAGTCTTTGGTATctgtttctctttttctctctgtgaattttaaaaacatttcccATTTCAGATTATACATCGGATTATTGTAAAattaatgtgtgttttttttttgttttttttaattctgtagCTTCCTCCACAATTATGCCTCTACCCTAACAGAATAtctgatatataaataaaagtgaatgACTATCCTATGCTTTTATGTGTGAAACAGTGTAACCTTTGAATTGACTGACATCTTTCTGAGATGTTTCCAGGAAATGAAACCCTGAAACTTGTTTGACTTGTTCCACACCTTGTTCTTGGGCTCATTCACTGACTGTGGCTGTagagaaaaacatatttttaccaGCTTGAGAacagcatgatattttttgtttttctgtgtatGCTGTCATTTCCAACAGCTGTTTTTACAGGTAGGATTTGCTTTTAAATCACATGTAATACAGCTAAttctatattttaaatataggcctataactgactgtaactgaaaattaattttgttactgtttctcACAGGTTCTCACTCCTTGCGGCTCCTTGTAACTTACATTAAAAGAGAGGCGCCACTTCCTGAATTTAGTGCTGTATATTTGTTGAATGACATTATAGTTGGATATTATGATTCAGAGATGAGAAGCTACATTCCAAGGGGAAATACTACAAATGAAGATGAGGAGGTTGATCGTGCAAATTATATCATAAGGGAATTTCGCGAAAACTACATGAAAGCATATGCAAAAAGGTTTGGGAACAAAACTGAAGGCAAGTTCAACTGGAAAACATACAAGTCAcactgagacaaattttgcaaTGCTTGCAGTGAAAAATGACcgtaattttaacagtaaaagactgtaaaaatgctgcggtgaaaaactgtcaattggtttacagaaagtttccgtactatatacggtgaataactgtaatagatctaacggtacagttaatgtaattttatggtaaaatacagttatattcacagtttttggaagtgaaaaataacaattcattgtaaaatttacagtgaaaaaacgtaaattgacattcccacaattccttgcgtgacacttcacatttgatatattttcgttgaaataactctgtttcttcttagtttttctaatttttttctaatcagttatgtacattagggttttatgttacatctaatgttgttaaattaatgtttattgcatttttaaaatttcatgcatgttaccatgatggtgtttagtgtgtgtgtgaatgacactgtgtgcaccttctatatgttagtattgtcctcctatgcttgtggaaaatctgcttgtgatgaactttgattcatcatgtgacttttatcaccactgtgtttggtgactgtcagtgtattataaaggcacaaaacagatattagtacttcattaggttggtaaattaacatatcagttaatgaaatacgttattttactgtaaatttaacagatttttttatgttgctactgtattttttacggtaaagttctggcaaccacagctgctgttttttttaccgtacattttactgggattttttttacagtgtaatttcTTAAATCAAGAGATCAGACATCAaagttatacattttaaaattaaaattttggtGGTTATTTGTTCAGAATATTCTTTATCCTAACAGGTCCTGCTGTTTATCAGATGATGAGGATGTGTGAAGTATCAGACAATGATAAACCTGGGCAATTGATCCATAAGTTTGCTCTTGACAGCTCCACTACACACGAAGCTCGTTATTTTGACGACACATTAACATATCAAGGCATAGAAATGCCATCAACACTACTTCTAGAGATATACAAATGGCGCCAAGTAAATATATGTTACCCAATCTGCACAACGAATCTCATGAGCTATCTTAAAAAGAGAGGAACTCGAGTAAACAGAAGAGGTAAGCACTGTCTTTCTCCTGTCCTCCACCACTGTAAGAAAAGCAATTGCATTTTATCTGGCTTAGGGGTGTGTGTTAGGGCTGGGCAAAAAAACGACATTGAACATAATATCTGATTGATGTTAATCAGAGTAGCTTAGTTtagttgttgtttatttgtagtttaagtatttgttctttttattaaTGATTGTTTACTTATCTTTAATAATCTGTGAAATTTATATTAGTAAGTAGTTTTAGCTGTGGTATTGAAAATGGAATCAAGAATGGTTAAATATTGGGTGTCATAACCTTATTACAATACAAGGATACATTAGtcaaaaacaataactattttattcttttattactttttttgtggTGGGGCCAGTGAAAATTTAACCATTGAATTCACTGAATCGAATCAAGAAACAAATCGAGATCTTGTGAATCAGAATTGAATCGAATCGGGACATCTGAATtgatacccagccctagctgGATCCAAATGCATTTGAAGgggtttattaatataattacaaAAATGCACACAACCAAGTACAAAACCCAAAACAGCGACTAGAACAGAACTGTGTCAACACCCACATAACCTGACAAAGAACATGGGAAAACACATGGGGTTTAAATACACAAGATAACAAGGGGCTGACAAGGGACAGGTGAAGGTGATTTGTAGTTAGGGAAACAAAAGAGGGTTACTATAGAAACCAACAAGGTAGGCAAAGCAACAAGAGAACCAGGAACTAAACCCAGGAAGTGAATACAGAAACAAAAGGAGCAGAAAACACTTCAACTCAAACGTCCTAAGGTGTTTTGAGTGATGGAAACAaagaagatgaacaaaaagaTAGAGAACAAAATTAACCTGAAAAATggcttaatttttatttatttttattttttttaattattacttGTAAGAGTTGATAAAATGCTGCAGAAACAGTCTAAATTTCTTCAGTGTCCTAATTTTAAGTCTACTGtacaatattaaattatatcatTTACTATATAAAGGAGCTTATTCCCATATTCATTATTCATGCTTTCCACAGTGAAACCGCGAGTCAGACTCATTCAGAAATCAAACTCAGATTCTGGAGGGTTTCGTGTGAGTTGTTTGGCGACAGGATTTTACCCTCGTCACATCAACCTGACCCTGTTCAGAGATGGACAGCCTGTATCTGATCATGAGATCACTGGAGGAGATCTGCTGCCCAATGGTGACGGGACGTACCAGATGAGGAAGAGTCTGGAGATCAGTgcagacaaacacaaatacacctGCTCTGCCACACACCTCAGTCTGGACAACAAACTGGACGTCACTTTGGGTAATAATGAGGTCATACAGAAAACATTGCCAAATAAAGTCAATCTCTCAGTCTGTGGTTCATGTTTCAGAGTATGATCACGGGGAACCTTTTAAATCAGTGATTCCTTCAGTTCTGATGGTTTTGGCTCTGATGGTGTTTGGAGTTGCAGTTGCTATAACTGCATGGAAAAGACGACATAAAGGTACAAGAAGAAAATAACGAGCGTAGTATAGCAACTTAAAAATTGTTCACAGAGAAATAtgagtttgaaacaacattttgAGTTCACTTTTTAGTTAACTATTCATTTAAGAGAAatccaaaataaatatttgaaatgtatTGTCATAAACAATAATTCTTTTTCAATTCTTTTGCTGTTTAGACTCCTTTAAAAATGGTTATTCTACTCCCTCATGTaagtaattttatttgttaGTAATAATACTGTATGTTCTGATTGTCTTTACATTAGTTGTAAAATGTATCTTTTGTCATACAGGATACACTGTGGTCAGCACAAACAATGTTTATCCTCGTTTCACGTGAAACTGTTGTTAATCTGGCTCTTTTTCCTTGAGTTGTTTTATTTGTGGTTTTTGAGCATGAGAGAATGTTACAAAACCAGTCTATGGCATCTTATCTGTTTGTGCTAAAAATACCACTGAGTAAGATTGGTCGTACTGCAATAACTTCCTTGAACCTGTGTAAGAACGTCCAATGTTAGGAAACATTTGAGTAGAAATAAATAACCCAAGCCCAGACAATACAGAGACCAAAACTGTTCACCGAAGCATTAGTATAAGTGCTAGTATCTCTCATGTGGCATGAAAGGCACAATGTACAGTgtgtacggaaagtattcagaccctcttaaatttttcactctttgttattttgcagccatttgctaaaatcatttaaaggcagggtaggcaaaaaattttgttccaaatttgtttaaactttatatatatatatccatgcataattaaaatgtaagaactctgataaaaagagtataaaaaaTCGAGTGACTCTAGACCGTTTAATCTGTATTAaacacagctcattatttccatccGGGACGAAACATAGGATTGGCTGAGGCGACTGTCACTCTCTcgcaaccatggcaaccaccctttTGACAAACATGACCTGCCCACTTGCGCGCGCACGTTTGATTTGGGGAATTCAAGAGGCACGCGATCCTAGGAATACCATGGCAGAGAAACAGCAAGCAAAATTCACAGTACCGGCctatgcagttagtgaaggcaaACCAGGCAAAAAAAGGAAGACAGTAACAGTACACGAAAAGGCAATGAACAAAAAGCCTttggataaacaaagaaataaaacgcGAGTTAATATTGTGCACAGTTTGCACGCATGCATCAATCTGCATTTATCATATATGCATCATATAAcagtggcaggtcccgaggcaggcgcgcatAACCGCGGCAGGTCCAGTGGCATCTCCCCCTGCCACGCAAAGATTTTACTCCCTCTCAACTGAGGGAACTCAAGGGGCTGAAAAGTGACTCCTTgatggctttatttctgctggacaggtaaatacatattttttttttatttgttcatgaagcatgtgtcattagcacacgtagctgcgtaatatagctaacataacattactTAGCGAGCCGTAGTAGAGACGATAAATAATCTATAGGCCTAGCTCAAGATGATAGCTATAGTgttgaattgtgcataattttgtttaacagatagtaggcctaacgttactccgcatctaggaacttttcttagtactatatttaccctctgtctaactcttttaccatgttcacctgtaagtttacctgcacgtttttttcgcctttgtgttgtttttatattctctacctatgtttactgatgtctttatcttgtatctgtgtgtgtcgtacacactttgttgtatgtgtgtgttattattttgtgtctgcaatgcagttgtgagttgatatttgagtgtatgttactctgtttatctgtagaacaacgtatatgttatgaatcttacacgaaattcatcttcatcacagtgtaaatgatggtaatggaaaaacgtgtatcatgcaacctgtttttagctttgccttatagataactagctcgttagcgaatcaaaatatatatattttaaactttaccaatatcaatatgctagcttgatagtgagtactaaaatacatcttgtttgtttatcttcataattataaagttatttttattacatgtgaTTCTGACATGATGTCACTACATGCACTGTGCTCCCTCCTCTCCGCTCGTCTCAGGTAAATGATGCGTCTTCCAGCTCAGTGGTCGGAGTCGCGCGTTCATGCGTTTtgggggcgtggctttggaaggagcccagaagggagggggtggagtgaatggaaataatgagctgtctttaaaacagtcgtgagaggtctacagacactcgatttttatactttctttttcagagtacttacattttaattatgtattgatatataaataaagtttaaacaaattttgaaaaaaagtttttttatacattttttacctaccctgcctttaagttcatttttttcctcattaatgtacacacagcacttcatattgacagaaaaacacagaattgttgacatttttgcagatttattaaaaaagaaaaactgaaatatcacatggtcctaagtattcagaccctttgctgtgacactcatatatttaactcaggtgctgtccatttcttctgatcatccttgagatggttctacaccttcatttgagtccagctgtgtttgattatactgattggacttgaataggaaagccacacatctgtctatataagacctgacagctcacagtgcatgtcagagcaaatgagaatcatgaggtcaaaggaactgcctgaagagctcagagacagaattgtggcaaggcacagatctgaccaaggttacaaaaacatttctgctgcacttaaggttcctaagagcacagtggcctccataatccttaaatggaagacatttgggacgaccagaacccttcctagagctggccgtccggacaaactgagctattggaggagaagagccttggtgagagaggtaaagaagagcccaaagatcactgtggctgagctccagagatgcagtcgggagatgggagaaagttgaagaaagtcaaccatcactgtaACCCTCCACCAGTctgggctttatggcagagtggcccgacggaagcctctcctcagtgaaagacacatgaaagccctcatggagtttgctaaaaaaacacctgaaggactcaaagatggtgagaaataa from Chanodichthys erythropterus isolate Z2021 chromosome 24, ASM2448905v1, whole genome shotgun sequence includes these protein-coding regions:
- the LOC137015102 gene encoding olfactomedin-4-like, with the protein product MSQSNAFILIIIHLSFSQSARGKECVCDLKNVDPPFPKNELTEVETTALQCIKTITLEKMTELDRLVLGLQQRIKQLDDTVIMLEKEDNRNIYGAVSLRIIELEISEIQDLVDKLNRITKNYQHLSVQTADQLSAMKDSMVKLEKFDKMQTIKKYREIQIKKKLEECKKELKATAPPPTVSSDRCGLGRLVSVAGPRTYSLTVYSTSYPYGAWGRDAKPAPGEEKKYWLVVLSSSNVYGHFIRQYNTLSTLILGIGPKDTYISSSNPTTNTIQGPNMVMYGNTLYYNCYNTYSVCQFNMTTRAVSTVALPNDAGYNNKFPFAHLGTTYIYTDMDFATDESGVYVIYASTSNFGNIIISKVETSDPPALNQTWSTSLHKKTVTNTFMVCGVLYATRYLDKEREEIFYTYDTKTNEERYDLRIHIKKMQTNIEFLNYDPRDHLLYVYSDAYILTYELIFQ
- the LOC137015617 gene encoding olfactomedin-4-like, with translation MYHLGHCGLGRMVSVSGPRTYSLNVYGTSYTFGAWGRDANPAPGDENKYWLVVLSSSNVYGHFIRQYNTLSTLILGIGPTDTYISSSNPTTNTIQGPNMVMYGNTLYYNCYNTYSVCQFNMTTRAVSTVALPNDAGYNNKFPFAHLGTTYIYTDMDFATDESGVYVIYASTSNFGNVVISKVETSDPPVLSQTWSTSLHKKTVTNTFMVCGVLYATRYLDKEIEEIFYTYDTKTNEERYDLRIHIKKMQPNIKYMNYNPRDHLLYVYSDAYIVTYVFQEVQ
- the LOC137015618 gene encoding major histocompatibility complex class I-related gene protein-like; translated protein: MFNLPQDLLKQFYSAIIESILCTSLSVWFSSATKSDLRRLQRVARSAERIIGPAVYQMMRMCEVSDNDKPGQLIHKFALDSSTTHEARYFDDTLTYQGIEMPSTLLLEIYKWRQVNICYPICTTNLMSYLKKRGTRVNRRVKPRVRLIQKSNSDSGGFRVSCLATGFYPRHINLTLFRDGQPVSDHEITGGDLLPNGDGTYQMRKSLEISADKHKYTCSATHLSLDNKLDVTLEYDHGEPFKSVIPSVLMVLALMVFGVAVAITAWKRRHKDSFKNGYSTPSSSEESVETIKNMM